A genomic region of Papaver somniferum cultivar HN1 chromosome 7, ASM357369v1, whole genome shotgun sequence contains the following coding sequences:
- the LOC113298605 gene encoding GATA transcription factor 8-like produces MLGSAFIDEMGSSNNCGDLFDSIEDLLDFPIEEVEGDLVGGSVGAGNQFDSGVWPGSAPPIEPLTSVFNDNNTTSDLDTGLPYDDFPQMEWLSSFMEDSFSGGSTILDSDTTTNVTDNKNNVSSNIKTESHEFNQFQTSSPVSVLESSSSCSGGMKTMPLNAESFIRGRARSKRPRPATFNPRPVIQLVSPTSSITDATTTTATSSSEILSEIGNHAEFRVMMKLAERGCMSSFEPKKKIKKIKIKKIKMPTLSGSMDYFQSVATASNAPVRKCLHCEITKTPQWRAGPLGPKTLCNACGVRYKSGRLYPEYRPAASPTFVPTQHSNSHKKVLEMRIRTCEKMQKPTVEFLPKASHLLDEI; encoded by the exons ATGCTTGGTTCAGCTTTCATTGATGAAATGGGTTCCTCAAACAACTGCGGTGATTTATTCGATAGTATCGAAGATTTACTAGACTTTCCTATAGAAGAAGTTGAAGGAGACCTCGTCGGTGGAAGTGTCGGTGCTGGTAATCAGTTTGATAGTGGTGTTTGGCCCGGTTCAGCACCACCCATTGAACCTTTAACTTCTGttttcaacgacaacaacactacCTCAGACCTTGATACAGGACTTCCG TATGATGATTTCCCACAGATGGAATGGCTATCAAGCTTTATGGAAGATTCTTTCTCAGGCGGAAGTACTATCCTAGACAGTGATACTACTACGAACGTTacagataacaaaaacaatgtcaGCAGCAACATTAAGACTGAGAGTCATGAGTTTAATCAGTTCCAGACATCCAGTCCAGTGTCTGTCCTGGAAAGTAGCAGCTCTTGCTCTGGTGGCATGAAAACAATGCCACTTAATGCTGAATCGTTCATCCGAGGTCGTGCTCGTAGCAAACGTCCACGCCCTGCTACCTTCAACCCTCGCCCTGTCATACAACTTGTCTCTCCAACATCATCCATTACGGACGCAACAACCACCACAGCCACCAGCAGTTCAGAGATTCTTTCGGAAATTGGCAACCATGCAGAGTTCCGTGTTATGATGAAACTAGCCGAACGGGGTTGTATGTCATCATTCGAACCCaaaaagaagattaagaagatcaaaattaagaaaatcaagATGCCAACCTTGTCAGGTTCGATGGACTATTTCCAAAGTGTGGCTACTGCATCCAATGCTCCTGTTAGGAAATGTCTGCATTGTGAGATAACAAAGACTCCACAGTGGAGAGCAGGACCCTTGGGGCCGAAGACCCTCTGCAACGCCTGCGGTGTACGTTACAAATCAGGTAGACTCTATCCTGAATACCGTCCTGCTGCAAGTCCAACCTTTGTTCCTACTCAGCACTCCAATTCCCACAAGAAGGTCTTGGAGATGAGGATCAGAACTTGTGAGAAGATGCAGAAGCCAACAGTTGAATTCTTGCCAAAAGCTAGTCATTTGCTTGATGAGATATGA